In the Gossypium arboreum isolate Shixiya-1 chromosome 10, ASM2569848v2, whole genome shotgun sequence genome, one interval contains:
- the LOC108456343 gene encoding phosphoenolpyruvate carboxylase kinase 1-like: MTESLKANYEVCEEIGRGRFGIVFRCVSLISSESFAVKSIDKRIISAGDSLDSQCLFNEPKILTMVSPHPNIIHLHHLYEDDSHLHMVLDLCPPSRDLYNLIIDNGQFSEAQARPILTQLVQALAHIHSLGIVHRDIKPENILFDLKNSVKLTDFGSSDVAPEVMRGVVGTPFYVAPEILGGREYGEKVDVWSSGVVLYIMLAGFPPFHGETVVEIFEAVLRGNLRFPFRVFQSVSPAAKDLLRKMLCKDVSRRLSAEQVLRHPWITSGC, encoded by the exons ATGACTGAATCATTGAAGGCTAACTACGAGGTCTGTGAAGAGATCGGCCGAGGAAGATTCGGCATCGTTTTCAGGTGCGTTTCTTTGATCTCCAGCGAGTCTTTTGCCGTTAAATCGATCGATAAACGGATAATCTCCGCCGGTGATTCTCTCGACTCTCAGTGTCTTTTCAATGAACCTAAAATTCTCACTATGGTTTCGCCTCACCCCAATATAATCCATCTTCACCACCTCTACGAAGACGACTCTCATCTTCATATGGTGCTCGATCTCTGCCCTCCTTCACGAGATCTTTACAATCTCATCATCGACAATGGGCAGTTCTCCGAAGCTCAAGCCCGACCCATCTTGACCCAACTCGTTCAAGCCCTTGCCCACATTCACAGTCTCGGCATCGTCCACCGTGATATCAAACCAGAAAACATTTTGTTCGATTTGAAAAATTCCGTTAAGCTAACGGATTTCGGTTCCTCTGACGTGGCGCCCGAGGTAATGAGAGGTGTGGTGGGAACCCCGTTTTACGTGGCTCCGGAGATTTTGGGGGGGAGGGAATACGGGGAGAAAGTTGACGTCTGGAGTAGTGGTGTCGTATTGTACATAATGTTGGCAGGATTTCCGCCGTTCCACGGGGAAACGGTGGTGGAGATATTCGAGGCGGTTTTGAGGGGAAATTTGAGATTCCCCTTTAGGGTTTTCCAATCGGTTTCGCCGGCAGCCAAGGATTTATTGAGAAAAATGCTCTGTAAAGATGTTTCTAGAAGATTGTCCGCTGAACAAGTTCTAA GACATCCATGGATCACAAGTGGATGCTGA